A window of the Podospora bellae-mahoneyi strain CBS 112042 chromosome 6, whole genome shotgun sequence genome harbors these coding sequences:
- a CDS encoding hypothetical protein (EggNog:ENOG503Q2YA), with protein MISWFNDPTFVAGLFAGVFATFTLFVGLAACLLLSRDHYGLDHWKLNLQMPVSLWMNLGYWKDTSEFAEACRNYLKQVFETADITTPQKSIAILDVGFGCGDQTSTILGGIISGGAYIGVTNNQVQLQAASRRCRDLHKELDTSHLFCADASKPHAWPEEIRSAVDKLKRPKLKGKWLLASDCMYHFSPSRMPLWQYAARNLGMNFMGSDLCMSNTATWREKTLARTIGALMGCPWKAFLTVEQYREQLVACGYDRDSIVIKDVSVDVFPGLIAFLERHDKALAEFGISLGGGFRVARKVFGWFAVSKVVRAVIVVARLPKVKDAA; from the coding sequence ATGATATCATGGTTCAATGACCCGACATTCGTGGCGGGACTCTTTGCAGGAGTCTTCGCTACTTTCACTCTCTTCGTCGGACTCGCAGCATGTCTATTGCTCTCCCGCGACCACTATGGTCTCGACCACTGGAAGCTGAACTTGCAGATGCCAGTCTCATTGTGGATGAATCTGGGCTACTGGAAGGACACGTCTGAGTTCGCCGAAGCATGCAGGAATTATCTGAAGCAAGTATTCGAAACAGCCGACATCACTACCCCCCAAAAGTCGATTGCCATCCTCGACGTTGGCTTCGGTTGCGGCGACCAGACCTCGACAATTCTAGGTGGCATCATCTCCGGAGGGGCATATATAGGGGTGACAAACAACCAAGTCCAGCTGCAGGCTGCGTCACGACGATGCCGGGACCTACACAAGGAGCTCGACACATCCCATCTCTTTTGCGCGGATGCCTCCAAGCCACATGCTTGGCCAGAGGAGATACGCTCCGCCGTGGACAAGCTAAAAAGACCCAAGCTCAAAGGAAAGTGGCTACTGGCGTCGGACTGCATGTATCACTTTTCACCGTCACGGATGCCGCTCTGGCAGTACGCTGCCCGGAATCTCGGCATGAACTTTATGGGGTCTGACTTGTGTATGTCCAACACGGCAACCTGGAGGGAGAAGACTCTGGCAAGGACGATTGGGGCGCTAATGGGCTGTCCATGGAAGGCGTTCTTGACTGTGGAGCAATACAGAGAGCAGTTGGTAGCATGTGGCTATGACAGGGACTCGATTGTCATCAAGGACGTGTCGGTGGATGTTTTCCCGGGCCTGATTGCTTTTCTGGAGAGGCATGACAAGGCGCTGGCAGAGTTTGGTATCTCTCTCGGTGGGGGGTTCAGGGtggcgaggaaggtgttTGGCTGGTTTGCTGTGTCAAAGGTGGTCAGAGCCGTCATCGTGGTGGCAAGATTGCCCAAGGTCAAGGATGCTGCATGA
- a CDS encoding hypothetical protein (EggNog:ENOG503NYS5; COG:S), with amino-acid sequence MTETARERVAIIGTGLAGLTTAHLLQNDPKKRYAVTLLEQADSLSFDSASVAVKSHETGAVERVDLPMRASAGGYYANLNRMYHHLEVPMHPVRFLFVFAKALKQRGTEAGNYQDSNQSPSAAASAVPDGYFVHASNLHQLPPPRPSAYSTWRYLLEILYLIICHAWFRAACFLVQPHDESFAQYLERIWLPRRYTTHYILPLMSSVSTCTHDELLAFPASDLVNYNKFSYGQQHYTVCGGVQQVQSRLSRGIEDIRVRSRVLEVLPRSSGKVLIRWQDTVGAQEEVFDRAVLAVSPDVASRLFAPLKTTGLDKIPTTWVESSVLTNASRAHSLVDLDDRTSQGKVACMHHAAVEVESASTQVITLRTQFSGFDGARSEALHTMPSGVVVSTCPLDGESEATQKRTLKTAGFRRTLRTVESRATVERIFRDGSGGTTDGWVNGENNVWLAGSWCWDGMVLLEGCVISAMRVADEFGVEIPWRK; translated from the exons ATGACTGAAACGGCCAGAGAACGGGTAGCCATCATCGGGACCGGGTTGGCTGGACTGACCACGGCGCATCTCTTACAAAACGACCCCAAGAAACGGTATGCCGTCACGCTCTTGGAACAG GCTGATTCACTCTCGTTCGACTCTGCTTCTGTTGCCGTCAAGAGCCATGAGACGGGCGCGGTCGAACGCGTCGATCTCCCAATGCGTGCATCCGCGGGCGGATACTACGCCAACCTGAACCGAATGTATCACCATCTGGAAGTTCCCATGCACCCAGTGCGCTTTCTGTTTGTCTTCGCAAAAGCTTTGAAGCAAAGGGGGACCGAGGCAGGCAATTATCAGGACTCGAATCAAAGTCCTTCAGCAGCTGCGTCAGCAGTCCCTGATGGGTACTTTGTCCATGCCTCCAACCTTCACCAACTTccgccaccacggccatcgGCATACAGCACGTGGCGGTACCTCTTGGAGATTCTGTACCTCATCATCTGCCACGCCTGGTTCAGAGCCGCTTGCTTCCTTGTCCAGCCTCACGACGAGTCCTTTGCCCAGTATCTCGAGAGGATATGGCTGCCTCGTCGGTACACCACACACTACATCCTCCCATTGATGAGCAGTGTGTCGACCTGCACGCATGACGAGCTTCTTGCCTTTCCAGCGAGCGACTTGGTCAACTACAACAAATTCTCGTATGGTCAGCAGCACTACACAGTGTGCGGCGGCGTGCAGCAGGTCCAGTCTCGCCTATCTCGAGGCATAGAGGATATCCGTGTGCGGTCGAGAGTGCTGGAGGTTCTGCCGCGTTCAAGCGGCAAGGTACTGATACGATGGCAGGACACAGTTGGCGCACAAGAAGAGGTATTCGACAGAGCTGTCCTAGCGGTATCACCGGATGTCGCGAGCAGGCTCTTTGCGCCTCTGAAGACGACAGGACTGGACAAGATTCCAACAACATGGGTGGAGAGTTCGGTCTTGACCAATGCATCTCGTGCGCACTCGCTGGTGGACTTAGATGACAGGACGAGCCAAGGGAAGGTGGCATGCATGCATCACGCGGCGGTCGAGGTGGAATCTGCATCTACACAGGTCATCACCTTGCGCACGCAGTTTTCCGGGTTCGACGGCGCTCGATCAGAAGCGCTGCATACCATGCCGAgcggtgtggtggtgagcacCTGCCCATTGGATGGGGAGTCAGAGGCAACTCAGAAAAGAACGCTCAAGACAGCTGGGTTCAGGAGGACGTTGAGGACTGTGGAGAGTCGAGCAACAGTTGAGCGGATATTCCGGGATGGTAGTGGTGGAACAACTGATGGCTGGGTTAATGGCGAGAATAACGTATGGCTGGCTGGGTCGTGGTGCTGGGATGGAATGGTACTGCTCGAAGGATGTGTCATATCGGCTATGCGCGTAGCTGACGAGTTTGGAGTTGAGATTCCGTGGAGGAAATGA